A region from the Riemerella anatipestifer genome encodes:
- a CDS encoding BlaI/MecI/CopY family transcriptional regulator, whose amino-acid sequence MITPLTTAEEQLMQVVWELQGAFLKDIVEAYPEPKPHQNTISTFLKILVEKGFISTEKEGRIFFYKIEISKQEYELFLLKNFVETYYTNNKKLLIERLLNEELITTKDLSKFCKKEKKKKKKKKEK is encoded by the coding sequence ATGATAACACCACTCACTACCGCTGAGGAGCAACTTATGCAAGTTGTATGGGAATTACAGGGTGCATTCCTTAAAGATATTGTGGAAGCCTACCCAGAGCCCAAACCTCACCAAAATACCATTTCTACCTTCCTTAAAATATTAGTAGAAAAGGGATTCATAAGCACAGAGAAAGAAGGTCGAATTTTTTTCTACAAAATAGAAATTTCTAAACAGGAATATGAGCTTTTCTTACTCAAAAATTTTGTAGAAACTTATTATACCAATAACAAAAAACTACTTATAGAAAGGCTTTTAAACGAAGAACTCATCACTACCAAAGACCTTTCTAAATTCTGTAAAAAAGAAAAAAAGAAGAAGAAAAAAAAGAAAGAAAAATAA
- the pdhA gene encoding pyruvate dehydrogenase (acetyl-transferring) E1 component subunit alpha yields MKEFSKEVYLKWYEDMTMWRRFEDKCRSLYLKQKIRGFLHLYNGQEAIPAGFTHAMDLTKDSMITAYRCHIHPMAMGVDPKRIMAELCGKATGTSQGMGGSMHIFSKEHRFYGGHGIVGGQIPLGAGIAFADKYFDRKAVNICFMGDGAVRQGSLHETFNMAMNWKLPVVFVCENNQYAMGTSVKRTANHEDIYKLGLGYEMPCLPVDAMDPEKVAEAAFEAIERARRGDGPTFIEARTYRYRGHSMSDAEPYRTKEEVAIHKEQDPIELVKQRILDNKWATEAELEQLDENSRAFVEECVEFMESSPFPDAEKVYEYVYSTPDYPFLDKLEN; encoded by the coding sequence ATGAAAGAATTTTCCAAAGAAGTTTACCTTAAGTGGTATGAAGATATGACTATGTGGAGACGCTTTGAAGATAAGTGTCGTTCTCTTTACTTAAAACAGAAAATTAGAGGTTTTTTACACCTTTATAATGGGCAGGAAGCGATACCAGCAGGATTTACTCATGCTATGGATTTAACTAAAGATAGTATGATAACTGCTTACCGTTGCCACATACATCCTATGGCGATGGGGGTAGACCCTAAGAGAATTATGGCAGAACTATGTGGTAAAGCTACAGGGACTTCGCAAGGTATGGGAGGTTCTATGCATATTTTTAGTAAAGAACACCGTTTCTATGGTGGACATGGTATTGTTGGTGGGCAAATTCCTTTGGGAGCAGGTATTGCATTTGCTGATAAATATTTTGATAGAAAAGCAGTTAATATTTGTTTTATGGGAGACGGAGCCGTTCGTCAAGGGTCTTTACATGAAACATTCAATATGGCAATGAACTGGAAACTACCAGTAGTTTTTGTTTGTGAAAACAATCAGTATGCTATGGGAACTTCTGTGAAAAGAACTGCTAACCACGAAGACATCTATAAACTAGGTTTAGGTTATGAAATGCCTTGTTTACCAGTAGATGCTATGGATCCTGAGAAAGTTGCTGAGGCTGCTTTTGAAGCTATAGAAAGAGCAAGAAGAGGAGACGGACCTACATTTATAGAAGCTAGAACTTATCGTTACAGAGGACACTCAATGTCTGATGCAGAGCCTTATAGAACTAAAGAGGAAGTGGCCATTCATAAAGAGCAAGACCCTATTGAGCTTGTAAAACAAAGAATTTTAGACAACAAATGGGCTACAGAAGCAGAGCTAGAACAACTTGATGAAAATTCTAGAGCTTTTGTAGAGGAGTGTGTGGAATTTATGGAGAGCTCTCCTTTCCCAGATGCTGAGAAGGTTTATGAATATGTCTATTCTACACCAGATTATCCTTTTTTAGATAAATTAGAAAACTAA